Within Candidatus Izemoplasmatales bacterium, the genomic segment CGTTCGCGCCCGGGGTGTTGAAGACGACGACGCCCTGCTTGGCATAGACGTCGAGCGGGATGTTGTTCACGCCGGCGCCGGCGCGGGCGACGGCGAGGACCCGCTTCGGAAGGGCCATCTCGTGCATCACGGCGCTACGGACGAGGATCAGGTCGGCGTCGTTCAGATCCTTGGTCGTTTCATACCCCGCGGGCAGGCGGTTCAGGCCGACCGGCGAGATCTGGTTCAGGGCGAGGACCTTCATCTCACTTCACCGGATTGGCGGCTTCGAATTGCTTCATGAAGCCGACGAGCGCCTCGACGCCCGCGTATGGCATCGCGTTGTAGATGGAGGCGCGCAGGCCGCCGACGGAGCGGTGGCCCTTGAGGTTGTCGTAGCCGGCCGCCTTGGCTTCCTTGGCGAAGCGGGCGTCGAGTTCCTCGGAGCCGGTGGTGAAGGTGACGTTCATGAGCGAGCGGTCGGGTTTCGCGACGATGCCCTTGAAGAGTTTCGAGGAATCGATCGCGTCGTAGAGCAGCTTGGCCTTCTTTTCGTTCCGCTTCTGCATCTCCTCGAGGCCGCCGATCGAGAGCAGCCACTTGAAGACCTTCCCGCAGATGTAGATGGCGTAGCAGGGCGGGGTGTTGTACATCGAGCCGTTGTCGGCGAAGGTCTTGTACTTGAGCATGATCGGCGTGCCGGGACGGACGTCGTCTCTGATCAGATCCTCGCGGACGATCGCGATCACGACGCCGGCGGGGCCGACGTTCTTCTGCGCGCCGGCGAAGATCAGGCCGAACTTCGAGACGTCGAGCGGATGGGAAAGGAAGTTGGACGAGGCGTCGTTCACCAGCACGTGTCCCTTGGCGTCCGGGAGACGGTACATCGTCGAGCCGCCGATGGTCTCGTTCTCGCACATGTAGAGGTAGTCGGCGTTGTCCGTGAGCTTGAGGTCGGAGACGTCGGGCATGTACGAGAAGTTCTTGTCGGCGGAGGTTGCGACGATGTGTACGGTGCCGTACATCGCGGCCTCCTCGGCCGCCTTCTTCGACCAGTGGCCGGTGAGGATGTAGTCGAAGACGCCATTCTTCACCAGGTTCATCGGCACCATCGCGAACTGCTGGGTGCCGCCGCCCTGGATGAACAGGATCCGGTAGTTCTGCGGGACGTTGAGCAGGGTCCTCAGATCTTTTTCGGCGTCGGCGATGATCTCCTCGTAGACCTTCGAGCGGTGGGACATCTCCATCACGGACATCCCGCATCCGCGGTAGTCGAGCATTTCCTCCGCCGCTTCGCGGAGGACCTCCTCCGGCAGCATCGCCGGTCCGGCGGAAAAGTTGTAGATGCGTTTCATTCGATCATTCTCCCTTCGTCATTTGATCTTGCGGCATTCCAGGTAGTAGCGCTTCTCGGTGGCTTCGCCCATCGAGAACGTCTTGCGGGGCAGGACGCCCTCCTTCGAGACGTACTCGACGAGGTCTCTCTTGTTCATCGGCGGGAGCGTGATCCCGACGGCGAATTCGTCCGTCTGGCAGACGGCCTTCAGGTTCTCGATCCCGTGGACGTAGTCGACGTGGGCGAAGGGATTCTTCTTCACGTAGGCGTCGACGTACTCCTGGATCAGCTTCACCGCCTCGGGGGCGGATTCGGGCAGGTAGAACGGCTTCGAGCCGCCCTTCTTGGTGTAGGTGAGGCAGAAGGCGTCTCCCCGTTCGAGGTCGTAGAGCCCTTCCATGAAGTCCTCGGTGGCGTTGAAGACGACGCGGTGGATCGGTTCGAACTGGAGTCCCTGGTCGTAGATGTTCTCGAGCTCCGCCATCGCGTAGCGGGCGGGATGCTCGAGCAGTTCGATGCCGGAAAGCGTCGGCTTGATCTTCTCCCAGCACGCCTTGGCGGCGGCGAGGGAATGGTTCCCGTCGCCGACGGCGAACTGGAAGCGGTGCGGGACGATCAACCGATCGAGTTCTTTGATCACGGACGCGGTGTCTTTGATCATGTAGCCGGTGACGTGGCCGCCGCCCATGTTCAGGTCGAAGTCGTAGACCTTCGGGAATTCGTTCCGCCGTTCGAAGAGACGCTCGATGATCCGGGATTCCGGATCGTCCATCAGGAGCATCACGTGCGGCAGTTCGAGGGGCGCGTCCTCGCGGATCTTGACGCGCGGCGGGATCCGGGATGCGACCGTCTTCTCGGTGCCGCAGACGAGCGATTCGTTGTCGGGGTCGGGGGAGTACTGGTCGAGGTCGACCGCGACCACGAGGCCGAGGCGGCGCTCCTTGTAGGGGGTCCTGCGGTCGAGCAGGATGAAGCATTCGCCGAGATCGCGGAAGACGCCGTGCTCGAGGTAGAGTTCCATCGTCTTGTCGATCCGGGCGATCCGCTCCAGCGGATGGTCCTCGAGGAAGGCCTCGGGGAGGATCATCTGGAGGGTCGAGGGGGCGGGTCCGACGTACCGTTCGAGATTATGCCAGTATTCCGGTTCGGAGGTGAACTGGTCGCAGGCGACGACCGCCCAGCGGGTCAGGTCGGTGCCCTCGCGGGGCAACAGGATGCGGGGGGGCTTGACGGCGCTCATCGGGATCCCTCCTTGTCAGAGGGTTCCCTGCTCGAGCATCGCCTGGTAGACCTTGAGGAACCCGGCGATGTTCGCGCCGGCGACGAGGTTGTGCGTGCCGGTGTACTTCATCGCGGCCTCGTCGGCCTTCTTGAAGATGCCCGCCATGATCTCGTGCAGCTTCGCGTCGACCTCTTCGAAGGTCCAGTTCAGATGCATCGCGTTCTGCGTCATCTCGAGGCCGGAGACGGCGACGCCGCCGGCGTTCGCGGCCTTGCCCGGGGCGAAGAGGACGCCGTGGGTGAGGAGGTAGTTGGTCGCGTCGAGCGTCGTCGGCATGTTCGCGCCCTCGACGACCATCCAGCAGCCGTTCCTGACGAGGGCTTCCGCGCTCGGCAGATAGATCTCGTTTTGGGTCGCGCACGGCATGGCGATGTCGCAGGGGATCGTCCAGATCGACTTCGTGTCGGGGTTGAAGACGGCCTCCGGATGGGTCAGGCGATACTTGTCCATGACGACGGAATTCGTCTTCGAGAGGTTCCTGAGGAGTTCGAGGTCGATGCCGTTCTCGTCGTGGATGACGCCCGCCATGTCGGACATGGCGACGACCTTCGCGCCCAGTTCGGTCGCCTTCTGGGCGGCCATCCAGCCGACCTTGCCGGCGCCGGAGATGATCACGCGCTTGTTCTTGAAGGTATCGTTTCGATATGCCCGAAGCATCTCCTCGGCGAAGTAGCAGACGCCGTAGCCGGTGGCTTCGCTCCGTCCGAGCGAGCCGCCGGAGGCGATGCCCTTCGAGGTGAAGACGCCGTTCCACTCGCGGTTCATCTTCTTGTAGAAGCCGAACATGTAGCCGATCTCCCGGGCGCCGACGCCGAGGTCGCCTGCGGGGACGTCCTCGTTCGGACCGATGTGCTGCCAGAGCTCGGACATGAAGGACTGGCAGAAGGTCATGATCTCCTGATCGGACTTGCCGGAGGGGTCGAAGTCGGCGCCGCCCTTGGCGCCGCCCATCGGCAGACCCGTCAGCGAGTTCTTGAAGGTCTGTTCGAAGCCGAGGAACTTGCAGATGGATTCGTTGACGTTCGGGGCGAAGCGGATGCCACCCTTGTACGGGCCGATCGCCGAGTTGAACTGGACGCGCATCGCCCGGGCAACGCGGATCTTGCCGTCGTCGCCGGTCCAGGTGACGCGGAACTTGATGACGCGCTCGGGTTCGACGATGCGCTCCATGACCGAATACTTCTCGATGTTGGGTTCCTTGTCGACGAGGACGTCCATCGATCCGAAGAACTCCTCGACCGCCTGGATGAACTCCGGTTGGTCGCCGTAACGCTTCTTGACATCCGTGAAGACCCTGTTGAGATAACCGCTGTTGAACATGCTTTCTCCTCGTACTTTCTTTTCTATTGTATTTCGCCTTTAGGCGAGTTGGTTCCGGCAGACAGAAAAAAAACAAATGCTGGGGTGACCGATGGAATGCTTAGAAAAAGTCCACCTTTCGAGACATTTGTTCTTGATCGGATTCGACGTTTCGGGAGGGCGACTCGTCTACCTCCGCTTGACCATCACCATTATACAATGAAAGCGCTTTATATGCAAGCCAAAAAGCGGTGGGATAGACATGAAAAGGAGATTCCACGACCATGATCGGCAAGACCGACCCATCGACGGTACTCACTTCGTCGATATGATGTTCTCTACATCGGGTAGAACGTTTATCATTACGATCGGGAAAAATCTGTTAGCAGGTCGTACCGGACCATCATTAAGGGACGATTGTGGATCGACCGATACCATAAACTCTTTCCGTCTTCTTCTCCGACCGATTTCCGTCGTGAAAAGCGAGAACCGGCATGTTCTCGCTTTTGAATGAGGTCATCAACTCGCGTTGACTGAGTGTAACGGTTTTTCACCAGGATTTCCGATTGACTTGCATCATAAGGCAGAGCGGGTTCTTCATGATCCCGTGTACCCCCAAACGACGGGGCACCCCATGCTGTTCCAGTCAACGCTCCATCCGGCCGGCAATGACGCCGCTTCACAATACACGTTGACGGATGACGAGCCGAGAAATTGATTGCCGCCCACGACAGTCACGGATTCGGGAATCAGCACAAACGATAATAGGTAGCAGGAATTGAAGACGCGGATTCCCAGGGTCGTCAACTCCTGAGGGAGCGATATGGAGGTGAGACTGGTGCATTGCCAGAATGCGTAGTTGCCGATGGTCAGGAGATCGTCCGGCAGATTGATTCCCGTCAAGGCGAAGCAGTTTTCAAAGGCGTTGTTCCCGATGCTCGACAGAAGC encodes:
- a CDS encoding DUF1015 domain-containing protein — protein: MSAVKPPRILLPREGTDLTRWAVVACDQFTSEPEYWHNLERYVGPAPSTLQMILPEAFLEDHPLERIARIDKTMELYLEHGVFRDLGECFILLDRRTPYKERRLGLVVAVDLDQYSPDPDNESLVCGTEKTVASRIPPRVKIREDAPLELPHVMLLMDDPESRIIERLFERRNEFPKVYDFDLNMGGGHVTGYMIKDTASVIKELDRLIVPHRFQFAVGDGNHSLAAAKACWEKIKPTLSGIELLEHPARYAMAELENIYDQGLQFEPIHRVVFNATEDFMEGLYDLERGDAFCLTYTKKGGSKPFYLPESAPEAVKLIQEYVDAYVKKNPFAHVDYVHGIENLKAVCQTDEFAVGITLPPMNKRDLVEYVSKEGVLPRKTFSMGEATEKRYYLECRKIK
- the serC gene encoding 3-phosphoserine/phosphohydroxythreonine transaminase, translated to MKRIYNFSAGPAMLPEEVLREAAEEMLDYRGCGMSVMEMSHRSKVYEEIIADAEKDLRTLLNVPQNYRILFIQGGGTQQFAMVPMNLVKNGVFDYILTGHWSKKAAEEAAMYGTVHIVATSADKNFSYMPDVSDLKLTDNADYLYMCENETIGGSTMYRLPDAKGHVLVNDASSNFLSHPLDVSKFGLIFAGAQKNVGPAGVVIAIVREDLIRDDVRPGTPIMLKYKTFADNGSMYNTPPCYAIYICGKVFKWLLSIGGLEEMQKRNEKKAKLLYDAIDSSKLFKGIVAKPDRSLMNVTFTTGSEELDARFAKEAKAAGYDNLKGHRSVGGLRASIYNAMPYAGVEALVGFMKQFEAANPVK
- the gdhA gene encoding NADP-specific glutamate dehydrogenase produces the protein MFNSGYLNRVFTDVKKRYGDQPEFIQAVEEFFGSMDVLVDKEPNIEKYSVMERIVEPERVIKFRVTWTGDDGKIRVARAMRVQFNSAIGPYKGGIRFAPNVNESICKFLGFEQTFKNSLTGLPMGGAKGGADFDPSGKSDQEIMTFCQSFMSELWQHIGPNEDVPAGDLGVGAREIGYMFGFYKKMNREWNGVFTSKGIASGGSLGRSEATGYGVCYFAEEMLRAYRNDTFKNKRVIISGAGKVGWMAAQKATELGAKVVAMSDMAGVIHDENGIDLELLRNLSKTNSVVMDKYRLTHPEAVFNPDTKSIWTIPCDIAMPCATQNEIYLPSAEALVRNGCWMVVEGANMPTTLDATNYLLTHGVLFAPGKAANAGGVAVSGLEMTQNAMHLNWTFEEVDAKLHEIMAGIFKKADEAAMKYTGTHNLVAGANIAGFLKVYQAMLEQGTL